The genome window ACTTTTCAAAGTAATTAATTATCTGCTCAAACCAACAACCAGACCCTATCCATGGGAATCTGTCTGCTCAAAACACATGGTACTACTACCCATGAAACTCAGCTAACCGTTGCAGAACATACCTGCAGGATGGCTTGCGGGGAGGCCTCTGCCGGCTTCTGCTGAGTCTCTCTAGTGCAGAAGTACGAGTACAGGACCATCCCGATCACCGCGATCAGGATTCCAAGTATGTTTCTCCAGCTAAACGGGTCGTGGAGCAGGACGTAGCCGAAGGCGAGGACCAAGCACGTTTTCAGGTGGCCGAGAACTTGGTAGGTTACAGGCGACGTCTTCCCGATCACAAGGAAAGTGCTGAAGTTTACCGAGACCGAGATCAGGCACGACAGCACGATGAAGAACTGCATGCAGAGACAGTAAGTGTAGACCCGTGATCAGATGAAATGAAAGTACTATCGACAGCTAAAACATAAGCTCCCCCCGAAGCCTGGATTAACAATGCTTACCAGGACTTGAGTTGTGTAGTCGAAAGCAAAGACGTTTTGGTTAGTCAAAAACCCATCAAGGAATGGGCCGACGAGGAACAAAGTCAATGCTTGGTATGGGCACGATTGGTACAGGAGCTGTGTCGAAGATACCTTGAACTTCTTCTGTATTGTATTTGTCATCTGATGGCTTGTTAAGGACTCAAGTTATATACGCCACAGAACACTGATACTCAAATTAAAGGCTGCTTTAGTGGCAGCAGCCCCGCTTTTTTTTTTAATGAAATGTGCTGGACAATACGCATATCACCACATTAACATGAATGTGCTCATGGCAATGCTAAACAAGACAATGTACAGCATGTTGGAAATTTATGCTCAACAGGTAAACTTAATAATACTCTCTCCGTTCCAAAATAGTATTCGCTTTAGCTCTTgacttttatgtctatattcaaatagataatgatgaatctagacacatatataaaacacatacatcaagTATTGTATGAACCTATTAATTAACTGAAACTAATTTTAATTTGGGACAGAGGGAGTATACAATAGAGGAAGCACTAGCTTCTATTGTTCATATATTAGCGCTTTGCGCCCCTTTTGTAATATTAACAACCTCAAACACATGCAATTGTTGTATGCAAATGATTCTTGGACAGATATGCCATATAAAAGAAAATAATGAGCAATGTACAATCAAAAGGATACGATCTGAGCAATGCAGGTTGTGATGATTGCCAGTAGGGACAATACAGATCCCACAAGGTTGAGTTGCAGATCAGTTATAGTTGCAACACCAACACCAAGAAGGAGCACACTAAGGGAAAGCTTGATGTTCCGACTGCACAGTAGGTCAGTGAAAAAGATTAGATGGTATATTATAGAGCTCCATAAAGCACATGACGTATTACAAACAAACCTAAATTTCTTCCTGAAGAAAAGGGTCTCCAGTATAACAGTACAGGGAATAATAGCCAGCTTTGTCATCTGAACATATAAACAGTGTTTTGTTATGAGCCTGGTGGAGTAATTAGCATGTGAGATGGAGTGGCATGAATAGCGTTGTCATCTGAACATATAAACAATGGTTCTATGATGTTTCTGGCCCATCCTGATATACCTTTATTACTGATGACAGTACATCATGTTATTGGCGCCGAATAAGAAATCAGTGCTAGATCACCCAATAAACCTTATGTTTGGATGAATACAAATAAAATTAGAGGGAAAAAGGGATGTGTACCTGATAGAAACCAACAGAATTGAAACCCAAACTCAAGTTTAGAAGTCCAATAGATATGCCATTGAGCACTCCGAATCCCATGACGGTCCTTGCATCGAAAGGTTTGTGCTCAAAGAGTTTCATACATAATGCTACATGGAGAGAGCAGAAGGTGACCAGAAGATGCCAGCTTGTCAAAGTGGTGGCTGCAAAATGAATACGAGATTTTATTAGCATATGGAGGAAAACCTGCCTTCTTTGCTAATATTATCTGTTTATAGACGGACTGTCACTTGAGGACACGTGGTGACACAAGTGTTGGACACCAAAataagcggacggtccggcccatgggcccggacggtccgcgtgtcccgagattagattaactcggatgtttatccttatctcgtgcgtggttatccatctaatcacgtgggagtttgttgctatctcttaggaaaaggtctagacctcctcccctataaatataaaggggtacggccgattgagaacccccgaacacattccaatcgaaccaattaccttacttacttttcctgccctaggagtagatgtagcatagttctagttgtagccttccgcatatccacctccacccctagtcaactctacgtcgtctagatccgtcttgggtggtctgccgatcctaagacgaccctaggatctcacccctcccggggggcaagatctagttgtccatctaagacctcttcctcgatttgatctcttaattcctagacgactccacgtcgtctggggacgccccgggtgacctgtcgacccggagcaccttaagatcttttcccccaggggacgagatctagattccagcaaggaggaggaagacgaccctgtcgccaggtcgcggaccgtccggcccagagctgcggaccgtccggtgtgacgcagggaagacaccgctcctgcgcccaggtcgcggaccgtccggcccaaggccgcggaccgtccgcgccgtcgCAGAGGGCACTACCAGGCGATCCGGCGACCTGTCGCAGGCCGCCACTACTGTTCACCTTGCGGAGCCGAACCCAAGGTGCCAAGTACCGCCAAGCGGTTCATTAtagtgtttggtgaccaaaaaggcaccaacatacttttggcgactccgctggggacgaggttgaagatctacaaaatcaggcttatatggccgattctaaagatctcaacagGGCTTCTCCAAACATCAGCATAAGGCTGACTAATTTATCGGTCGCTGAGCGTGAAAGATTAAAAGATGACATGAAAAAAATAGACGAGGAGGTCCAGCGACAAGCAGATCAGGTGCTCAAGGTGGCGGATAAGTGGTTCCTCTCGCACTTCAGGGTAGATTGCCACCAGAAGGCCGTCCAAGAGAGGGAGATAAACGTCGAGTACATGTCAGCCGTGCTGCAACAGCTCCCCACGATAGGTGATGCCAGGTCAGCCGATGATATTCCAtttattaaaatttcttttgataatcggattaaaagtatcacggaggatatagaaaggatggcgcatgcattagaaaaaactcacatgcctaattttttatcacataaattaggcgccaaaataattgcgccaaacacatcggcaacaaatgggtttccccagccatactctggtatgccgatggactcatatccaggacgaccgtcaccaccatcttcgctaaatggtgagtcaactctgagcgtggccggaccgtccgcacacaatagtggaccgtccggccctccgtCAGACCGTCCGGCACCCTACGTCGTACAGTCCGGAGTTACACAGAGCCCACCACAAGGGTCACAGGTGTTGCCTAACGTGACCGGACAATCCGAGGATAGTACCGGACCGTCCGATCCACCCGCAGACCATCCGACCGtgcaggtcggaccgtccgaagcaccagaagtcacctgtgatccacctagtgcggaaggccgacataaatataaccggccacccaagccccaagaaccaaaaaagtcacatgtccctaagcttgtttggcccactaaggccaaaccttatgttcgctctcacccgcactcgacacaaaaggaaaaagttaagttcacattcgatattactaaatgtgataaaatatttgatgagttgcttaaacatggtaatattaaattgtcacatgtaattcctccggttgaacaattaaaagggcgcgtttattgcaaatggcatggctcctttctccataacaccaatgattgtgccgtcttccgtcggcaaatacaatcggctataaacgaaggccggttgaggtttcaaaaagaggtgaaaagtgacaggccacctgttcctgtcaccacattacagccaacgagcaaaaaggccataattcggccttgtgcggccgataaaagtaaaaataaaaatatcgtcattggtgatcctcgcacaccaaatatgtcacgCAGAATGGTTACTCTGAAGGCTCCGGACAAAAGGAAGACCGAaggcaccggggggcaagcacgatcggacacccgatcacggtcacctgtcctgcgtacgctggacgatccgggtactaaggtcgaacagtccgagacaggcgcggacagtccggctatgatggccggacggtccgcagatggtcagaagcagcaacctcagaccatcggaccacaacgttccaacacaagtgttaggaaacaaaacactactaagacgtctggacgactcagtagagtcggccctacttttagtcagttgcttgccaaatatatgaagaaggccgttccacacaaccgaccaataaaacaaacgaagtcaaaagggcgacctgtgcgaaagcaaaagctgactaaacggacccaaagggtagcacaaccaagatcgccttgtcatcctcctccagggatagcatggtgcgtcccgttctatccatcgccgatatgtggtcctgctcatgtgtggggtggtacggcgATGAATTTATATTACTGGCCCAATCCGTTTGCTTATTTAGGCTGGGTGGCACCAtaagtttttgcctattgacaggttgatcaggtagacatggccgaagaggatgcgatccgaaacggcctctgtgcattaaagtcccatcaagtatttatattatctgatcgcaagagccgatgacttgcatcgagctgagtccttacttcgggaacaaaacctcatgaggtcaattgtttccgaagttttcgctgatgcttttggttcgccaagctccaccaaaaggcaggggggcatatgttggacaccaaaatgagcggacggtccggcccatgggcccggacggtccgcgtgtcccgagattagattaactcggatgtttatccttatctcgtgcgtggttatccatctaatcacgtgggagtttgttgctatctcttaggaaaaggtctagacctcctcccctataaatataaaggggtacggccgattgagaacccccgaacacattccaatcgaaccaattaccttacttacttttcctgccctaggagtagatgtagcatagttctagttgtagccttccgcatatccacctccacccctagtcaactctacgtcgtctagatccgtcttgggtggtctgccgatcccaagacgaccctaggatctcacccctcccggggggcaagatctagttgtccatctaagacctcttcctcgatttgatctcttaattcctagacgactccacgtcgtctggggacgccccgggtgacctgtcgacccggagcaccttaagatcttttcccccagtggacgagatctagattccagcaaggaggaggaagacgaccctgtcgccaggtcgcggaccgtccggcccagagctgcggaccgtccggtgtgacgcagggaagacaccgctcctgcgcccaggtcgcggaccgtccggcccaaggccgcggaccgtccgcgccgtcgCAGAGGGCACTACCAGGCGATCCGGCGACCTGTCGCAGGCCGCCACTACTGTTCACCTTGCGGAGCCGAACCCAAGGTGCCAAGTACCGCCAAGCGGTTCATTAtagtgtttggtgaccaaaaaggcaccaacaacAAGATAATAAGATATCCATGTAAATTAATGCCCGGATTCCAAAAATAGATCAAACAGCAAAAACATATCCATGTGTAATTAATAGGAAAAGTATGACGATGTTTTACTGCTAAAGACCACAGAGACCATTTTGGTATCACTTCCCTTTTCCACGGCATAACTAATTCCAGTAAAATCACCTTAGCCCTATCATATGAACTCAAAGTTCACTCATTTTCCAACTCACAACACCAAATATTCGATCCACAGGTATTCCTCCCCTAGAGGCACAAACTAATCTAAACTCGCCCCTGAAACTGTGAAATCTGTCGCAGCACCAGTCTCCTGATACCAATTCACAGCAAAAGGCTGCCGTGCACTTGTGCAGCACCCACCAATTCCCACTGCTCCCTGAATCCGCCTGGACTAATCTTGACCCCCTCGCGCCTCAGCAGACAGCATACGAGCAAAAACATGGAGCAGAAGCATCTAAGAGCCAAACAGTAGCAGAACGGAAAGGAGCCAGGCGGATCTCATACCAAAGTTGAAGCGGAGGGAGCTCATGAGAGCCTTGTTGCAGATGACGATGGAGACGGAGGACACCACCGAGAGGCTGAGCGCCCCCACCGTCCCCAGCTGGAACTTCTCCCCGGCCACCCCCATCTCCACCCCGCCGCCGCAGGCCGCAGCAAGACAGGCAGATAGCCCGGAGAACGCAGAAACTTAACACGCAGGCCCCCAAAGCACCAAACCACGCCGCCCACCAGCACCTGCGAAGCGCAAAAAGGTCACATTTCGATCGAGCAACGGCGGCAAAAAACACCAGGGAGAGACAAGAGCCGGCCTTTCCGGCCAAAACTACATATTTACTTCCAAAGAAGAGAATTCAACCAGACGAAGCTGGATCTGGGAGACGAGCTCGTGAATCTGAGCTGAGCTGAGCTAGCGCGGGACTGGCTGTGGCACGCTGGGAGCGGCAGGGACTGGATCGGGTGAGCTTGGCTATGGCTTCGCCGCTGCGCTCTTggcctcctccctccccctcttccTGCTCACCGGAGATGGAGACGGAGGCGGGTGTTTTTTATACAAAAGAAAGGAAAGGATATTATTGTTGCCGCGCGTATACATCGGACTCGGGTTGGTGACTTGGTGGTGGCTTGTGAGGGGCAGATATACAGTTAGTTTTTTTATTGAGGGCGATCAAGGAGTTTTCTTTGGGTCGATTTGGTTTGGACTTTTTTGTGTACTGTAATGTACAAACAATAGAGAGGGAGTCTGTGtactgtgtgtgtatatataaggTTCATTAGCACGTGTTTAATGAGATTTGTAAATTTTTGTGTTTGATTTGATATATTGTTTGGTGATGAGGTGTTTGGTGGACTAGACCTAAATACGTGCTGCAGTGCTGGCAAGATTCAATCGTTGTTTCAAATAATATTCGTCCAAATACATGTGATTGTACTTTATGTGCCTCCTACGACTGGCAGGTAGTCTACTAATCTCTTATTGTCGGCAAATTCTGGTGTGTGTGATTTATGTGTGGATAAAATATTTTAGCGTGGTTATGGGTGGCGCACTAGTGGCCTGGCCACCTCGGTAGGTGTATAATATATTAATACTAATAAATCCCTCGATTTTAAACAAATCGCAGGCACACCGACGATTGGCCCTCTTATTGGTCCTTCACTCGGTAACAACCAATCAAAGAAAATTACTCCAAAGCTCTTTCcggaaaaaaaaaagaaagaaagaaaatctAGTCCACTAATAAGTAGTGTTAAAGTGTCGTttgattcacatatttgtaacgtgaTGGATAATTGATAACATTATATTATATTTGTTTAGTACCGAATCGTAATCAGATACCACATTATAAAATAATACCGGACTATCTAAACTTGTTACCACCGTTGCTATTTACTTTACATTTCGTAAATCAAACGACACCTAGGTTCTAACCCTAACACTTGAAACTTGCCCGCTCTAAGGTGAAAATGAAATTACAGCACCGGTTTCAGCTCCACAGATGCTGAAGCCTGAAAGTTACCGGGTTAATCTCATAGGCTGCTGTAACACTTGTGCTGCTTGCAACTTGTAAAAAAAAAgaccttttggttgcttttgtaaaaaaaattgcaatgtttttttttttttgacaaAGTAGGTGTATGTGTTTATGGAGCACAGGCAGAGGTGTGtccttgctgctggctcccctctGGTCTCTTGGCTGTGGCAAAACAGTCCACTAGCAGCAGCGAGAAACAGTATACGTGAATTTCAGTGTCAACTGCTCAAGGCTCCGACAGCTCACTGCGCCAGGATCTTGCGTGTTTGTGGGAATCTCAAGGCAGTGATCCGTACCGTACGGGAGTACCACCTGGGCTACGAAGCACCCTCTCGTGTCGTGTGTTAGAATTGTATATGGTCGTCACCGTATATCTATGGGTAACGGCTAGAAATGGCCAAACGGGCTGCACGGCCTGGTCTGGCCTGATCCGAGTTCGATGAAGCTTGACTCGTTTTAGGTTCGGTCCATCAGGCACGGTTAGAAAATTGGATCGGACTATCCAAGTTGTGTGTTCGTTTTCTTTACCGAGTCCGGCCCCCTGCGGGGCTAAATGGGTCGTGCCGGCATGGTAAGCACGGAAAAAGGTCCGAAAACAGGTCAAGCAAGCAGTTAAGCACGATTTAGTGTAAAAAACAACCTTGACGAGCTTAAAGGTAAATGGGTCGTGTCGAGCTAACCCGCCGGATTTAGTTTCCTGTTCGGGACCGGCCCGCTTATTCATGCCGGGCCGGCTCGGGTCCGTATAAAAGCGAATCGGACCGGGCTCATACCGGGCGAAAAAATGTGCTTCGAGTCGGCTTTCGTGCTTCGAGCTTTATGTACATATATAATAATGGCTCACTAATAAGGACTTAGGTAGCTTTCACGGACTATCAATGGGTAACAGCATACTGCTACAACCTACATGAGGAAACCTACGTGTTTCGTCCGTCGAAATTGATGTTTTATAGTAGTAAAACATATATGTATCTATTAAATTATTTATTTATGAAAATTATATTTAATTTAAACTAATGTACCCATAGGTATCTCTATACGTCCAGACTTAATAAAAATAGAGATAATTTGTAGCCAAAGGGTGTGATATATGGCATCTCAAGACACAATTTATTTGTGACCGAAAATACTGTAGAAGGCGACGCACAAACAATAGTGTGACAAGGTATGCAGAGGGGGAAGTAACTAAATGGATGTTTGGTTTgtatggactaatttttagtcactttattttattccattttagtgtcTAACACTATCGGAATTCGGCTCTTGTCGAGTGTTCGACgctttaccgagtgttttttgtcgggcgctcggcaaagtcctgctctGGGTAATGACCGTGTTTACCGAGAGCAGAACTCTCGCCaaagaaatctttgccgagtgccaaacactcagcgaatggcgacactcggcaaagagccgtctATAACTGACAGCCGTTATATTTGTCGAGTATCGagctttggcactcggcaaagaatcttctTACGTCTGACACTTGGCAGAGCatgttttgccgagtgttatTCTTGGACACTCGATAAAATATTTTTTAAATTATTTAGTTTCTGTATTTAGCAATTGAGAaattaaaatagaataaaatagagATCTAAAAAATATTCACTAGAAACCAAACGCATTCTAACAACCCAAAAAAAAGGGCACAAAAGGACGGGACACCACCTTGGCATGCATGATGAGTATGAACTGTATGATGGTCATCCTCGCGGGTGTAGTTTGTTGCTTTGAAATTAAACGGAAGGTATGGATAAACATGAGCTGCAGCTTGGGTTTGGGGGCCGTGTGCAATGGATAAGGCCGGAGAGGGAAGAGGATGGGCATGCATGGGCAAAGccaaagcaaaggaggggaagagGTGGAGGAGGATGGTGGGTTAGGTGGCACGCCATCGTGTTGCGTGGAGGATTGCTCTGAGATTATTCAGTAGTTTAGGGTGTGTTCGATAGAGTTTGGATGATCTAGCTAGTCGCAGGACTCTGtttctccctctcctcccctcccctcaCTGAATTGAATGGTGTGCtggtggtgctcatcatccattgTGCAGCTGCGAGTGGATGCTCATGCATCCATGGGCGCGCGGCACGTACGTACGTAGTCTCCGACATTGCATCCTGCTCTGCTCATCGATCGGCATGCAGGTCCATACACGTATATGCAGCGTGCGCATGGATgatcgacggcgacggcgacgagtGCAGAAGATACGTCCGTCGTCGATCGTCAGCTCTCCCActtcgtcgtcgtcgccggcGCCCGTCGGTCTAGCGTCTACAATGTAAACACTGCACAGTGTCGTCATCGTCGTTGATACGGATGGGATGGACCTTAATTAGCTCGCTACTGAGTGGACGACGCGGGGAGGGAGCACCAATCTCTTTAATTAACATAAAAAATAATGCAGGACGTACGTGTATACATATAGGgtgtggttatttggagcccaatGCTTTCAATAGTTACAAAAAGTCTGACCAGTGCATCAGGTCAACCCTCTCCTACGCGTGTCAGTCCAACCCGATTCAATCCTCAACCCTCCGCATGGGATGCACGATATAAATTGCAGTAGtgttttttttgtttgtttgtatAAATAGTTCTATAAATAGTATAAATAGTTCGTAGATATAACATAAAAAAACTCGTTTTTAGCATGTTCATCCACACGAGACACTCATGCATTTTTTGATTTTTATGGCAGGTGCCTTTTGAGATCCTATGAGCTTGCAGGTTTGAGCGTAAATTATACAAGATAAAGCGTAAATATTGTTATAATGGTCAAAGAGATGATTTTTATGAATTAGAGTAGTAGCTTTATATCTCGCTTCACACTAGGTTgccgtatatatgtatatataataaTATATAGAGAGTAGAGACCCCGAATTTAATTTGAATGGGCACAGCGCCGTCCCGATCCTATCCATCCTTCGATGGTGCGCGCATACTTTGATCACAAAAAGACCAGGGGAGATACGTACGTACGGCATGAATACAGCAAAATACTGGGACGGACCATCAGCCCTGGCCCTGGCTAGCTAGGGTTTGGACGACTAGCTAGCTACCTAGAACTACTGGAGACATGTGTTTGGCTAGGGATGAAAATGGAAACGGTAATTTTCGGATATCGGAAATCGTTTTCGAAATTTTACCGAAATTTAGGTCTAAACGGAAACGGAATCGGTAGAAAAACTCGGAATCGGAAACGGAAACGGTTTGGGTCTCTTCCGACCGTTTCCGAAAATTACCGTTTTTATTCGGTATTTTACCGTCGGTAATAAATTCGGTATTTTTCAGAAAAAATATTAAATCTGAACTAAtctttataaattcataataaattcatcttagcttagaaaaatataaaactaattttattatttttctaaaaTCAAGATCTATCTAATGATATATAGTTTAGAATCGTTTGAAACTTTTATAAATCTTATTTATGTTTTCTTACCTCTTATTACTCTTGATACATATATTCATAATTTGAATGAGAACTTAAGAAGTACCACGAGGACACTAATTATATTGACTATACCAAGTAGTAGGTGTATAAATAGAATGTAAGTGCCATATCATTATACACATCTTGATTCTACTTTATttaaatacataataatgattttattgttttatgatttcttactttaTATATTTATTGTGGCCTGCTACCTTATATATTATCATTAATTTTATATAAATGTATGACTtacgtgaatttttgaagtcaatTGAGGGTACAAGTTACAGTTTTTACCGATCGAATTTTTAGATTCCGATCGTAAACCTGTGTAATTTTCGtaccgaactttcgtttccgatgtttct of Zea mays cultivar B73 chromosome 8, Zm-B73-REFERENCE-NAM-5.0, whole genome shotgun sequence contains these proteins:
- the LOC100280830 gene encoding integral membrane protein like isoform X1, with the protein product MGVAGEKFQLGTVGALSLSVVSSVSIVICNKALMSSLRFNFATTLTSWHLLVTFCSLHVALCMKLFEHKPFDARTVMGFGVLNGISIGLLNLSLGFNSVGFYQMTKLAIIPCTVILETLFFRKKFSRNIKLSLSVLLLGVGVATITDLQLNLVGSVLSLLAIITTCIAQIMTNTIQKKFKVSSTQLLYQSCPYQALTLFLVGPFLDGFLTNQNVFAFDYTTQVLFFIVLSCLISVSVNFSTFLVIGKTSPVTYQVLGHLKTCLVLAFGYVLLHDPFSWRNILGILIAVIGMVLYSYFCTRETQQKPAEASPQAILQAKEGESNPLILDSLSAAENGGSATDDEPLKVPMWSSKYSKA